ACCGACCTGGATCAAAAAATTCTGATTTGACATGTCAAATCGTGAACCAAAGTTTATAGTACAGAAAAGCCTTAAATTTAGTCTTTTTCTAAGTTTTGCACTAAGTTCTaaaaaaagcctaaaatttaggcccaaaaaaagactaatttttaggccttTTTCTGACAATACTGACCGAACTTCAAAAAaggctaaaaataagtctttaaaGACTAATGCCGGTTTTCCGTGCGGCTATTTTACCCAAAATCTAACCAATCCCCTCTAATCTGTGCAATTACATCAAACCGCTCCAGCCTAAACAACACGCCAAATTCGCACAGTTGCCCCGCACCGTGCAAACGTCACGCACGatgtacacccttaccaaaaatcatgactttttgagttccaaatcccacttttcatacgatttatTCAGTTcgacccatataaccatttttatggttgtagtacctgaactcaaaaaatcgtatgaaaggtggaatttggaactcaaaaaatcatgatttttggtaagggtgtaagaAAATTTGCGATCTCACCGATGGCAACTTTCGCGTAATCATAAAACTTTGTGTTGTATCATCAAAACGAAAATTCCCCCCCTTGTTCCTTGGTGTCGTCACTCGTTTTCTGATGAAAATTGCGAATCTCACGCCAAGCgtcgccatcgtcgtcgtcccgCAATGGTGTAGAATAGCGCGCGAGCACGGCTTTACATGGGTGACAACTGCAACGGCAGCCAGGAAGATGCAATGTCCTCAGCAGAAGCTCCGACGCCCGTGAGCAGCGAATCGACGGTTCGAAGCAGCAGTCCCTGTCCTGTTCCTAGCACCACTGCGGACATTTCGGACAGCCCTCCTCCGGCAATAGTtgtacctgctgctgctgcgggggAAGTTTGTAGTAATAGTAGCAACGGTACCAGTAATCTCTGCGTTCGCAGCAGTTCGGCCACGTCCAACATCACTGATAAGTCGGACGATAATCTCGACTCGTGCAGCAAGTCGAGCGACAGTTGTGTTTTGGTAGCGGCCGCGGACGCATCGTCGACGGGCTTGGCCGCCAAGCAGCAGAACAAATCGCAGAAGAATCTCGCCGAGCGGGCCAAGAAGACGCCGTGGTATAATGCGATATATCCGTCGTACAAATCGCGCACCGAGGACTTTAAGAAGCTGTTCCGGGAGATTTCCAACACCGGGGACGACGAGCGGTTAATTGTGGACTATTCGTGTGCGATCCAGAAGGACATTCTGGTGCACGGGAGGTTGTACGTGACGCAGAACTATCTGTGCTTTCACGCGAACATAATCGTCTGGGAGACGCGGCTGTCGATCCGCTGGAAGGAGGTTACGTCGATAACGAAGGAGAAAACGGCCCGGGTCATTCCGAACGCGATACTTGTGTGTACCGACAATGAGAAGCACTTTCTCACCTCGTTTACGTCCCGCGACAAGACGTACTTGATGCTGTTTCGCGTTTGGCAGAATGCGTTGATGGACAAACCGATTAACCCGCAGGAACTGTGGCAGTGGGTACATACGTGTTACGGCGACCAGCTTGGGCTGACCAGTGACGACGAGGATTACATCGATCCGTACGACGACAAAACCGCCGAAGGTGGCTCCATCTCCAAACAATCTTCGGAAGATTTACCAAACAAGGACCAGCTGTCCGACCCGGAAGCCGGCATAATAATGGTGGTCCCAAAAGAAACGCCATCGAAGCCGTCGAAGAAGAGTGCCGTGCAGACGCAGCTCTCGACCCAATCTGAACTACTCCCCACGGACATGTCCGACTCGACCGATTCCGAACCCGAGGAGGAGTTCGTCATTCCCGTGGTCGAGTGCAACTCGTTACATTCCGGCCGCCAGCTGGTGCACACCATCCTGCCGATCAACGTGGACATTCTCTTCGAGTTGCTCTTCTCCAAGTCTAAATTCCTAACCGAGTTCCACAACTCCCGCAAAACAACCGACATGATCCACGGCGAGTGGAAGCTCAACAAGGACGGCCTCAAGGAGCGCGTCGTCTCGCTGACCATCGCCATCACGCAAACCATCGGCCCACGCAGCGCCCTCGTCACCGAGACCCAGCTGATGCGCGACTGCAGCAAACCCGGCGCCCTCTACTCGATCGACGTGAACGCCGTCCAGGGTGGAATCCCGTACGCGGACAGCTTCTACGTCACCCAGCACTACTGCCTCTCGCGCACCAAGGACGACCACACCGTCATGTCGGTGCACGCCCAAATCCACTACAAAAAGAACATCTTCGGCTTCGTGCGTggcttcatcgaaaaaaacacctgGGTCGGCCTCGAGGATTTTTACAACGCCCTGCTGCGCTCCCTCCAAAGCGAATACTGCATCCCTCCCGCCCGCAGTAAAAGTCGCCGCTCGCGCAAGCAAGCCCAAGCCCCACAACAGGTCAAAGTCCTCCTCGAAGAACCCATCGCCCGAAGCACCCCCCTCCCGAACCCAACGTCCTACTCCCGCCGCAGCATCAACCCCAAACCCCCCTCCTCCACCTCGCACACCTTTTTCTCCTGGTTCGTGGTCATTCTCCTGGTCATCCTGCTAGCCATCAACGTCGCGCTCTACCTTAAGCTGGTCAACCTGGAGGGCGAAAATCGCTCGCTCCTGAAAGGCGCCACCAGCGCCGCCGCCGACGTCGACCGGAAGATTCTCAAAAACCCGCCCCAATCCCACAAGGACTGGCTTGCCCTGCTCCACGAGCAGGAGGCGTTCCACGCGCAGGAAATGATCAAGTGGCAGCACGTGCTCCAGACCGTTACCGATCTCCTGAAGAAAGTTAGCAGCATTTGCGAAAATATTCCCAGAAATGTTAGTGTTAGCAGTGGTGATGTTGGTGGTGGTAGCAAAGATGAACTTTAGAAAACTCTGTGTATTTTAGCATGTAGAAGATGTTTGTGagcaacaagaaaaaaaaaaaaacagtatatgAAGCATATATAAAACCTATATAATAGAGCGCACTTCCGAAGAGGAACCATTTGCAGAgcgtttttatttcttttttaagtTCGCCCCCCGAAATCCTTATCTTATCTACTAGGAACTGAGTCACTTGTCCAGCAGTGGCAGTATCTTATCAGTGTCAACCGAACGAGAGCCCGCGGTTTAGGAAAAGAGTGTGGGTATCAAGGGGAGCAATTGATTCCCTCAGCCAGGTGAAGGGTTCGTTCGTGCAATTAATGCAATCAATCCTCATTAAATACGCGGAATTTGTCAACTAATGCGGGACCAAAgagcaatagaggagaaaatcgttgTTCCGGTAAGCCTCCCACCGGTTGAtgccacaactttcattgcatAGAGCctcttcagattggtgtatcccttgggggAGACCACTCCttcagttttttatcctttatagatgtgcttgaccatcagctccccaagggccaggaatccaagtttttaagcgaagatggcgttcgaatggtgaacgcccgaaatgtcaaaatcgcgcagtagcacctgTTACATTGTTACATTAGCTTGTAACAGTCGAATTTAATCAGAGTGAAACGAGTGCTTGTTTACGGTTCAACTCTTTATTCTCTTCTGCTCCAGTGCGCCCAGTTTTATTTCCCAAATGCAAATCATAACAATCTCCCCTTTCTGCGAGTAATTCGGTTGTTGTATGTCACTTTATCCCTCCATCTCATAATCCTCGAACCGAAGTGGGCGTCGAGTTTCTCGCTGCGGTCGGCCTCGCTCTCCTGCAGAAATGTCTCCCATGGGAGTACTCGTCTTCGACGCTTGAAGCGTTGACGGTGTGACCCATTCGGTTGAAGACGACTCCTCGTGTTGTTCCTCAGACGGACCCGGTTCGGTCAGCCGCTTCAAGTGCGATGAGTTTCGACGGTACTGTTTACCACTCTCAGTTTGAACCACAACACTGTTTCCACTTTTCTGCACAACGGTAGCTGGTTCCGGAAGATACGCCGCGGACAGCTTGTTTTGCGGAACCAAGTTTCGCATGAGAACTCGATCACGAGGTTGCAGGTCCGATTCTCGAGCGTTGTGAGCGTCGTCATAGTAGATCTTTGCTTTTTGCTTGTACACCCAGTTGTGATCTCTAACGTCAGGTCCGTCGTCTCGTTCCGTGTTTGGATCACTCGTCATCTGCGGGATCCAATCCTTAAGCTTTCTTCCGAAAGCCAACTCTGCTGGTGACCGTCCGGTTGCCGGATGAGGGATCATCGAGTACACGTAGTTTGCTTCCTCCAGGTCTGCCTTCCAGTCAGTTCCGTTCACGTGAGCTATCTTCAGCGTCTTCAAGATGTTGCGATTTTGTCTTTCGACCTCACCGTTGGCCTGCGGCCAGTAAGGCGTGGTATGCTTCAGCTCGATCCCGTAGCGTTTGCCGAACTCTGTTATTTGGTGACTTGTAAAGTTCTTCGCGTTGTCCGACATCAGAATCGACGGAAATCCCAGTCGCAAGAAAGCCCGGCTAAGTTTGTCAATTACAGCATCAGATGTGGTCGATTGGAGTACTTCAGTAACTCTGTATCGGCTGTATAGGTCGATGATCACCAAAATCGATTCTCCGGAAGGCAGTGGACCCAAGATGTCCATGGCCAGCGTGTGCCAAGGTTGGCATGGCAGTTCTCTTACTGCTAGTGGCTCTGGGCGAGATGGTCCACTTACCAGCTGACAATCCATGCACGATTTAACCGCACGTTCTGCTTCTTTGTCGGCGTTTGGCCACCAGACCTTGCTTCGAAGACGCTGCTTGGTTCTTTCAATACCCGGATGTCCAATGTGTGCGAGCTTCAGAACACGTTGCCGCAGCGCAGCCGGAATCACAATCCGCTCAGCTCGCATGACCACCTTATTCACTACCAGCAATTGTTCCCTGAACGGAAGATACGCCTTAACGCTGTCGTTCCATCTGCCAGTGTCCAGAGCTTCTTTGACTGCCGAAAGTTCACCGTCCGCCAACGTCTTCTCCTGGATCTCTTTCAGCGTCAGAGCGGTCGGCTTCGCTGAATCAAGAAAGGCCAGAAGCATCGCTTCCCCGACTTGGTCGTACGTCGTGCAGTCGCGGAACCTTGGCAGCCGCGACAGTGGGTCTGCAATGTTAACCTTGCCAGGAACGTGCACGATCCTGTACCGGAAGGACTGCAGCCGAACGGCCCATCGATCGATCCTTGGACACTTCTTGTTTTCCCCGAACAACACCTTCAGCGGTTCGTGGTCGGTTACAAGCTTGAAGAACAACCCGCGCAAGTACTGCTCTAGTCTCTCCACTGCCCAAACCAGCGCAAGTGCTTCTCGTTCGTTCTGAGCGTAGGATTTCTCGGCTGGTGATAACCCTTTGCTGATGTAGCAGATTGCACGTTTCACACCATTTTTCACCTGCAGCAGTACCGCACCCAGCCCGACAGGACTTGCGTCGGCGATCACGATGGTTTCGTCGTACGGTGAGTAGTATCCCAAATTCTTCGGGTCAGCTACCTCGTCCTTCAACTTCTCGAACGCTTCCGTGTGCTGCGCCGTCCACTTGAACTTGACCTCCTTGTGCAGAAGTTCTCGCAACGGAGCTGTGTGGGTCGAAAGATGCGGTATAAACTTTCCCAAATAGTTGATGAGGCCAAGGAAGCTCCGCAGTTCTTCAGGCGTCTCGGGGTTCCGTAGCTGCCGGATTGTATCGACCTTCTCGGCAGTTGGACAGATTCCGTCGCTGCTCAACCGATGTCCCATGAACGTGACTTCACTGCGGCTGAACTGGCACTTCTGCTTGTTGATTGTGATCCCATGTTCTTCCAGTCTTTTCAGCACCGCTGCTAGCGCTCGATCGTGCTCTTCCTGGTTTGCTCCGAAGATGAGAATGTCATCGATGAAGACTTTCACTCCGGGGATGCCTGCCAGCACTCGTTCGATGACGCTCTGGAACATCTCGGACGCCGAGCTCATTCCGAAAGTTAAACGTTTGTATCGGAAATATCCGTTGTGCGCTGCAAAAGTGGTGATTGCTCGGGAATCCTCAGCTAACTCGACTTGATGGAAAGCCTTGGTCAGGTCCACCTTCGAGAAAACCTTACAGTTGTGCAAGTGCGGAACAATGTCGTCGAAGGTTGGCAGCGGATGATGTTGAGGAACGATGGCCTTATTTGCTGCTCGCATGTCGACACAGAGCCGAATCTCGTCCGGGTTTCCTGGCTTGGGACGTACCACCAGGCGTGAAATCCAGGGCGAATCACGCGGGGCAGGTTCGATCACGTCCTGATCCAAAAGCTTCCTTATTTCTTTCTCCACTTTCGACTGCAGCGGGATAGGGATGCGGCACTGGGTCTGTTGGACAGGTttcacattttgatcaatttgcaCTGACACCGCAACTCCCTTTAATTTCCCGATCCCTCCTTCTTTCTGCTGAACGGCACAAACAGAAGTGTCGATCTTCAAGATTCCCAGCTTGGTAGCAGCAGACCTTCCCAGCAAGTTCGATCCGCCTTCCTTGACCACAAACACACGATCGCTGATATTGGAAGTTTTTGTGGCAATGTTTGTGATAAACATGCCCTTCACTTTCAACGGATGATTCCCGTACGCCATCAACCTCTTCGTGACTTCAGTGGTCTGGAAGTCCACTTTCACTTTGTTCGCCTTTAAAAACTCCCACGCTGCCTCGCTGATCACGTTGACTCCCGCTCCCGAATCGACCATCCAACGTAGCTTCACTCCACCAACACTGCAACTCACCGTTTCGCCACCCTCTGGACCGGTCGCGAAGACATAGTGAACGTTGTTGTCTTCGTCATCCGACGAATCTTCTTGCTGGGACAATTCACTTTCCGCTTCGTCCGCCACTTGTCGCACTTCCTTCTTCGACGTATCGCGTGCCTTTCTGCGGTGTGGCTTGCTGCGCGGTTTAACAGACTTCGTATTACAGCATCGCTTGAAATGCCCAACCAGCTGGCAACGGTCACATGTTTGGTCTCGAGCAGGACAGTCCTCGTTGTTGGCGTAGTGCCCGGTTTGGCCACATCGGTAACACTCTCCCTTCATGCCGGAAACACGATAAACTCCCTCCTCAGGCAGTAGATTCTTCCGATGTTTCGCAATGGTTTCCAGAGATCGTCCCAATTCGACGGTCTCCGCCAGCGTCATGTTTGGTTTGGTCAGAATTTTCGCTCGTAGATGATCGGATGAGCCCTTTTCGAAAATCTGCTCCTTGATGTTCTCCTCCAGCCAGTTTCCGTATTCGCAAAGGGCACCCTGTTCTCGAAGACGCAGGACAAACTTTTCGATCGACTCATCCGCCGCTTGTGACAGGTTCCGGAAGATGTGCCTTTCCCGCGGCAGACATTTGAGCGGCAGGAAGTAGTCGTCCAGCAACTTCACCGATTCCTTGTAGATATCCGACCCCGCTGGAATCTCCGGCTCCGCGTCTCCCCGtaggttgaaaaaaatgttctgaacGTCGCTTCCCGCGTAGTGCAACAGGTACGATCGTTTGCGTGCCGGAACCGTTACATTATTTACGTCCAGAAAAATCTCAAATCCGCGCATCCACTTCTTCCATCGACTGCAGACGGTCGAAGTATCGCTGGGGTCAAATTTGGGCAGACTACTTCCGAGATTCTCCATCATTCTTCCGACAGGTCAAGCAGCCTGTTTCGcgcactttttgttttgtttactttttgctcctTTGATTACCGCCTGCCAATGTTCGAAAATACTTTCAAATTAGCACTTTTTCTACCGAATTTAATCGTCCCACGTATTTATTACAAGTTTTACGCGAGTTTTACCTCGTTCGCCAAATGTTACATTGTTACATTAGCTTGTAACAGTCGAATTTAATCAGAGTGAAACGAGTGCTTGTTTACGGTTCAACTCTTTATTCTCTTCTGCTCCAGTGCGCCCAGTTTTATTTCCCAAATGCAAATCATAACAGCACCaacattaaagaaaaaaatatggctgtcatgccatggcacactttttccgtaatgttggtaccactgcgtgattttgacatatcgggcgttcaccattcgaacgccatcttcgcttaaaaacctcgattgctccgccttgttacggcaggtccgaaaccgcgtcatcatctcccctacgagagcaaagaactctggcagggtaaagagatcttccccggtaacttcttgctgggccgtattgCCACTGCCGGCAGCCAGGGGGGAACGCTGAGTCGGTGGCTGAGTTCTCTACTGGAACCGTACGATGACCAGCTGtaggcacggttacgctcgttcttcgctgaggagggtgggacgctgctgctttcttcttcctcttttcctgcttctcgaggtagtttttccgtgcgctgcataCACGGTAGTTGCTgatatggttacctccacagttggcgcacttaatgcgcgccttggtttgctctgccttgtttCCCAgatccgccttgcacggcagtacacacgcctcagagaggtgtgattcacccatggattcaccgcacttcacacagcggggcgggagattgcagttccgcgagccgtggccgaatttctggcaacggtggcattgtggtCAAGAGTTGCTTTTGTTTTGCTGCCGACTGGCCGGTCGCTGTAACAGCCGCTGTGTCTCTTCCTCCTGCTGAGCTgccattgttgttgtttgccGCTAgcgcgggctgaacttgttgttgagcAGATTCTTCTCCACTTTCCTTTCTCCGACCTCTGGAGACTGTCCGGGGCTGAGATGAAAATCATTCGTCTCGGAggtctcttccacctccatccgtcaaaCTGTCATTCATTGTTCATAAAATCGTTCATTGACCCAAATTTGGGTAGTTCgctttttgcattctttcaaataaacgTACATTTGACAGGagaaaacaaaactaatttgTCAACAATTTACCTCTTCTCAAAGTTTGATGGTGTTTTCGACGGTTTGGATGCTAAAgttgcaaatttaaaatcaagtagAATTTTAATTGTAAATGCAGTGAAACATGACTGGAAATTGTGATAAAAATCCCAGCAGCTTACCCGACACGAAGGTAACGCTAATTTACtaattttatcaacattttgtttGGTGTAATGCGAATTCCATCCACGATCAGTCCGACCAACAGCAGCTCGACACTCCCCAGCGGCCCCAAACCCTGCTCAAGTACTGCCGCAACAATCCGAACTTCCTGCGCGACCCCGCCTCCTTCCCGCAAACGTTGAAGCTCATCGGCGGCGAGCTCGCGTCCGATGGCACCCCCCCAAAGTCCGGCGAGGAAGTGCTCGCGTTGCTCGAATCGTGGAAGCAACACGTCGCCCAGACGGAACCGGCCGCTCTCCAACGGCCATCGGACCGCGAGCTCAAGCGGCTGCTGGATGCACTCGAAAGCCGCCTCACGTTCACCCAGATTACGCTGATTCTGCAGCACTTGGAGGTGGTGGGAAGTGGGAGCGAAACGCTGTGGCCAACGATTGCGGTCGAGATGAGGGCGCTCAAGTTTCCGGCGCGACCGGAGGTGTACTGGCGGTGGGGGTTTGACGAGTGGGGGCAGCAGGCGAAGCGGGTGCTGCGGGAAGATCCGGACGGGTTGAGCGCGCTGCAGCAGAGGTACGTCGACTTCTTGCAGGAGCGGGGCGAGGTGGATGGTGGTGGAGAAGGTTCGTGCGGGGTGGACGCTTTGGAGCTGGTCATCAACCACTGTCGGGCGTGTTTGGAGGTGCTGAAGGTTGGGGGTTTGAAGGTTTATCTGTTTGAGGCGCTCGGCGTGGGGACCACGCTGGCGGACAAGATCAACGTTTGCTTCGGCAGTGGAATCAA
This is a stretch of genomic DNA from Culex pipiens pallens isolate TS chromosome 1, TS_CPP_V2, whole genome shotgun sequence. It encodes these proteins:
- the LOC120432564 gene encoding protein Aster-B-like; translation: MGDNCNGSQEDAMSSAEAPTPVSSESTVRSSSPCPVPSTTADISDSPPPAIVVPAAAAGEVCSNSSNGTSNLCVRSSSATSNITDKSDDNLDSCSKSSDSCVLVAAADASSTGLAAKQQNKSQKNLAERAKKTPWYNAIYPSYKSRTEDFKKLFREISNTGDDERLIVDYSCAIQKDILVHGRLYVTQNYLCFHANIIVWETRLSIRWKEVTSITKEKTARVIPNAILVCTDNEKHFLTSFTSRDKTYLMLFRVWQNALMDKPINPQELWQWVHTCYGDQLGLTSDDEDYIDPYDDKTAEGGSISKQSSEDLPNKDQLSDPEAGIIMVVPKETPSKPSKKSAVQTQLSTQSELLPTDMSDSTDSEPEEEFVIPVVECNSLHSGRQLVHTILPINVDILFELLFSKSKFLTEFHNSRKTTDMIHGEWKLNKDGLKERVVSLTIAITQTIGPRSALVTETQLMRDCSKPGALYSIDVNAVQGGIPYADSFYVTQHYCLSRTKDDHTVMSVHAQIHYKKNIFGFVRGFIEKNTWVGLEDFYNALLRSLQSEYCIPPARSKSRRSRKQAQAPQQVKVLLEEPIARSTPLPNPTSYSRRSINPKPPSSTSHTFFSWFVVILLVILLAINVALYLKLVNLEGENRSLLKGATSAAADVDRKILKNPPQSHKDWLALLHEQEAFHAQEMIKWQHVLQTVTDLLKKVSSICENIPRNVSVSSGDVGGGSKDEL
- the LOC120432467 gene encoding uncharacterized protein K02A2.6-like, with protein sequence MMENLGSSLPKFDPSDTSTVCSRWKKWMRGFEIFLDVNNVTVPARKRSYLLHYAGSDVQNIFFNLRGDAEPEIPAGSDIYKESVKLLDDYFLPLKCLPRERHIFRNLSQAADESIEKFVLRLREQGALCEYGNWLEENIKEQIFEKGSSDHLRAKILTKPNMTLAETVELGRSLETIAKHRKNLLPEEGVYRVSGMKGECYRCGQTGHYANNEDCPARDQTCDRCQLVGHFKRCCNTKSVKPRSKPHRRKARDTSKKEVRQVADEAESELSQQEDSSDDEDNNVHYVFATGPEGGETVSCSVGGVKLRWMVDSGAGVNVISEAAWEFLKANKVKVDFQTTEVTKRLMAYGNHPLKVKGMFITNIATKTSNISDRVFVVKEGGSNLLGRSAATKLGILKIDTSVCAVQQKEGGIGKLKGVAVSVQIDQNVKPVQQTQCRIPIPLQSKVEKEIRKLLDQDVIEPAPRDSPWISRLVVRPKPGNPDEIRLCVDMRAANKAIVPQHHPLPTFDDIVPHLHNCKVFSKVDLTKAFHQVELAEDSRAITTFAAHNGYFRYKRLTFGMSSASEMFQSVIERVLAGIPGVKVFIDDILIFGANQEEHDRALAAVLKRLEEHGITINKQKCQFSRSEVTFMGHRLSSDGICPTAEKVDTIRQLRNPETPEELRSFLGLINYLGKFIPHLSTHTAPLRELLHKEVKFKWTAQHTEAFEKLKDEVADPKNLGYYSPYDETIVIADASPVGLGAVLLQVKNGVKRAICYISKGLSPAEKSYAQNEREALALVWAVERLEQYLRGLFFKLVTDHEPLKVLFGENKKCPRIDRWAVRLQSFRYRIVHVPGKVNIADPLSRLPRFRDCTTYDQVGEAMLLAFLDSAKPTALTLKEIQEKTLADGELSAVKEALDTGRWNDSVKAYLPFREQLLVVNKVVMRAERIVIPAALRQRVLKLAHIGHPGIERTKQRLRSKVWWPNADKEAERAVKSCMDCQLVSGPSRPEPLAVRELPCQPWHTLAMDILGPLPSGESILVIIDLYSRYRVTEVLQSTTSDAVIDKLSRAFLRLGFPSILMSDNAKNFTSHQITEFGKRYGIELKHTTPYWPQANGEVERQNRNILKTLKIAHVNGTDWKADLEEANYVYSMIPHPATGRSPAELAFGRKLKDWIPQMTSDPNTERDDGPDVRDHNWVYKQKAKIYYDDAHNARESDLQPRDRVLMRNLVPQNKLSAAYLPEPATVVQKSGNSVVVQTESGKQYRRNSSHLKRLTEPGPSEEQHEESSSTEWVTPSTLQASKTSTPMGDISAGERGRPQRETRRPLRFEDYEMEG